One genomic region from Stackebrandtia nassauensis DSM 44728 encodes:
- a CDS encoding SGNH/GDSL hydrolase family protein, which translates to MRKLVRLMLVVAASGLAVAATAVPSQAYATNYTALGDSYASGTGTREYFDEGCQKSKHAYPEQLAAEKGYTLTFAACSGAKIGDVQNQLGSLNGDTGLVTVSAGGNDTGWTDVVVQCALPGVNCQDDVERAEAFIRDELPGKLDGLYGAIRAAAPNAKVVVVTYPLLFNGEDCNAGTFFSGAEMESMNRAAGLLDDTTATVAGNHGFSVVDPRGSFTGHAVCDDEEWLNGLSNPVGESYHPNQAGHDAFTRDIGAQV; encoded by the coding sequence ATGCGGAAACTTGTACGCCTGATGCTGGTTGTAGCGGCATCGGGACTGGCCGTCGCGGCCACGGCGGTGCCAAGCCAGGCATACGCCACCAACTACACGGCACTTGGCGACTCATACGCGTCAGGGACCGGAACCCGTGAATACTTCGACGAAGGCTGCCAGAAGTCCAAGCACGCCTATCCCGAACAGCTCGCGGCGGAGAAGGGTTACACCCTGACCTTCGCGGCCTGCTCGGGTGCCAAGATCGGCGATGTCCAGAACCAGTTGGGAAGCCTCAACGGCGACACCGGTCTGGTGACGGTCTCGGCTGGCGGCAACGACACCGGCTGGACCGACGTGGTCGTGCAGTGCGCTCTGCCAGGCGTCAACTGCCAGGACGACGTGGAACGGGCCGAGGCCTTCATCCGTGACGAACTGCCCGGAAAGCTCGACGGGTTGTACGGCGCCATCCGCGCCGCCGCGCCCAACGCGAAGGTCGTCGTCGTGACCTATCCGTTGCTGTTCAACGGTGAGGACTGCAACGCCGGCACGTTCTTCAGCGGCGCGGAGATGGAGTCGATGAACCGGGCCGCCGGCCTGCTCGACGACACCACCGCCACTGTGGCCGGTAACCACGGCTTCAGCGTCGTCGACCCGCGCGGATCCTTCACCGGTCACGCGGTCTGTGACGACGAGGAATGGCTCAACGGTCTGTCCAACCCGGTCGGGGAGTCCTACCACCCCAACCAGGCTGGCCACGACGCCTTCACCAGGGACATCGGCGCCCAGGTGTAG
- a CDS encoding gamma-glutamyltransferase has translation MVTAGVAAGHPATVEAGISILDAGGNAADAAVAATLAACAAETIMTGMGGGGFATHFDAATRRVTCLDFFVAVPGLDPPEAVAPLTPIEVVFGGVPLEFSIGAASVAVPGTAAGCAALHRRFGRLPWAAVVEPAIALAADGVPMPAAHADALTTIAPALLPGEGASAYAPTGVLLRTGERLFHAGLADTLRLLAADGPAAFYEGELAHAMVAAVREGGGALSLADLAAYRVREVDVSTADFAGYSVHGRRDLTATVETLSRLDAILGLEVGKRAVATAEALSSAPDGELGDTTNLSVIDASGNACVVTTSLGLGSGVWPTGTGVHLNSMLGEGELRCGSLRPGSRMASMMSPLVAVNPRTGRASLAAGSAGASRIRTALAHVLTAALADGRDMAEAVAAARFHPVGAVVHAESGLDDRAHRALSRAGYDVVVWNDDQHYFGGVSAIGDGGAAGDPRRGGAARVLLGIGRAHRFHQVVDDLVVLVVGVRYRHVQHRGLGATDVDERHRDEFAGGLETGFVEAEPELLDPGGTAAEGGGVLADLLHLVGVGVVVGPHVGGDLRADALQVEGGAVVDGRLDGARQDRGHVLALGVGLGDEVLARQVLHLEVTQDEVLLVPGLPRIAVRLVTDTGGFVYCALSLGFVGLDRFLGDRRGGRAFLGQRRQALGRILRCRRRVAGKTRGQGHYEHYDDADDNDADPAADEQAAQLGVGQAVGDLGGLALLGLGILLRHVTSVADAERQPLLPFYRFPRRLFDAGMDI, from the coding sequence ATGGTTACCGCTGGGGTCGCTGCCGGGCATCCTGCGACCGTCGAAGCCGGAATATCGATACTGGACGCCGGGGGCAACGCGGCCGACGCGGCGGTCGCCGCGACACTGGCCGCCTGCGCGGCCGAGACCATCATGACCGGAATGGGTGGCGGCGGGTTCGCCACCCATTTCGACGCCGCCACCCGGCGGGTGACCTGTCTGGACTTCTTCGTCGCGGTGCCGGGGCTCGACCCCCCGGAGGCCGTGGCGCCGTTGACGCCGATCGAGGTGGTCTTCGGCGGGGTGCCGCTGGAGTTCTCCATCGGAGCGGCCAGTGTGGCCGTCCCCGGCACCGCGGCCGGATGCGCCGCCCTGCACCGCCGGTTCGGACGGCTGCCGTGGGCCGCGGTGGTGGAACCGGCGATCGCCCTGGCCGCCGACGGGGTGCCGATGCCCGCCGCGCACGCCGACGCCCTGACGACGATCGCACCGGCGCTGCTGCCCGGGGAGGGAGCCTCGGCCTACGCCCCGACCGGAGTCCTTTTAAGAACCGGGGAGCGGCTGTTCCACGCCGGACTGGCCGACACCCTGCGGCTGCTGGCCGCGGACGGACCCGCCGCCTTCTACGAGGGCGAACTGGCCCACGCGATGGTCGCGGCGGTGCGCGAGGGTGGCGGCGCGTTGTCGCTGGCCGACCTGGCTGCGTACCGGGTGCGGGAGGTGGACGTCAGCACCGCCGACTTCGCCGGGTACTCGGTGCACGGACGCCGCGACCTGACGGCCACAGTGGAAACCCTGTCGCGGCTGGACGCCATCCTGGGCCTGGAGGTCGGCAAACGCGCCGTGGCCACCGCCGAGGCCCTGTCCTCGGCCCCGGACGGGGAACTGGGCGACACCACCAATCTGAGCGTGATCGACGCGTCCGGCAACGCCTGCGTCGTCACCACGTCACTGGGACTGGGTTCGGGGGTCTGGCCGACGGGCACCGGTGTCCACCTCAACTCGATGCTGGGCGAGGGGGAGCTGCGGTGCGGGTCGCTGCGGCCGGGATCCCGGATGGCCAGCATGATGTCGCCGCTGGTGGCGGTGAACCCGCGCACCGGCCGAGCCTCGCTCGCGGCCGGATCGGCGGGGGCGTCACGGATCCGCACGGCGCTGGCGCACGTCCTGACCGCGGCCCTCGCCGACGGTCGCGACATGGCCGAGGCCGTCGCGGCCGCCCGGTTCCACCCCGTCGGCGCGGTGGTGCACGCCGAGTCCGGACTGGACGACCGGGCGCACCGGGCGCTGTCCCGGGCGGGCTACGACGTGGTGGTGTGGAACGACGACCAGCACTACTTCGGTGGGGTGAGCGCGATCGGCGACGGCGGCGCGGCCGGTGACCCCCGCCGGGGCGGAGCCGCGCGAGTCCTGTTAGGAATCGGTCGGGCGCACCGATTCCATCAGGTCGTCGACGATCTTGTCGTACTTGTCGTGGGTGTTCGGTATCGACACGTACAGCACCGCGGCCTCGGCGCGACCGACGTCGATGAGCGCCACCGCGACGAGTTCGCTGGTGGCCTTGAGACCGGGTTCGTCGAAGCTGAGCCGGAACTCCTTGACCCAGGCGGGACGGCCGCCGAGGGTGGCGGTGTCCTCGCGGATCTCCTCCATCTTGTTGGAGTCGGGGTAGTAGTTGGCCCGCACGTCGGCGGCGACCTTCGGGCCGATGCACTCCAGGTCGAGGGTGGTGCCGTCGTTGACGGCCGCCTCGACGGTGCCCGACAGGATCGTGGCCATGTACTCGCCCTGGGGGTAGGTCTCGGTGACGAAGTACTGGCCCGTCAGGTACTCCACCTGGAGGTCACCCAGGATGAAGTCCTTCTTGTCCCAGGTCTGCCACGGATCGCCGTACGCCTGGTAACTGATACCGGTGGCTTCGTCTACTGTGCGCTCTCCCTCGGGTTCGTCGGGCTGGACCGGTTCCTCGGGGATCGCCGTGGGGGGCGGGCATTCCTGGGCCAGCGGCGGCAGGCTCTCGGCCGGATCCTCCGGTGCCGACGGCGTGTCGCCGGGAAGACCCGAGGTCAGGGCCATTACGAGCACTACGATGACGCCGATGACAACGATGCCGATCCCGCCGCCGATGAACAGGCGGCGCAGTTGGGCGTCGGACAGGCCGTCGGGGATCTCGGCGGCCTCGCCCTTCTGGGACTCGGGATCTTGCTCCGTCATGTCACCAGTGTCGCCGATGCCGAACGTCAACCGTTGTTGCCCTTTTATAGATTCCCGCGTCGGTTATTTGATGCGGGTATGGACATATGA
- a CDS encoding DUF3107 domain-containing protein, with amino-acid sequence MEVKIGVQYAPRELVLESTESPEDIAATVDEALRDGKGTLSLTDERGRRVIVPVDKLAYVEIAEQTRGRLGFTAGT; translated from the coding sequence GTGGAGGTCAAGATCGGCGTGCAGTACGCACCCCGTGAACTGGTGCTGGAAAGCACCGAGTCGCCCGAGGACATCGCCGCGACAGTGGATGAGGCTCTCCGCGACGGCAAGGGGACACTCTCGCTCACGGACGAGCGCGGACGCCGGGTCATCGTCCCGGTCGACAAACTCGCCTATGTGGAGATCGCCGAGCAGACCCGGGGCCGCCTGGGCTTCACCGCGGGGACGTGA
- a CDS encoding TetR/AcrR family transcriptional regulator → MTLTEGRGARMPRTERRRQLLDSAREEFVARGYHNTAMDDIAERAGVSKPVLYQHFPGKMDLYLALLDTHGEALVETVRTAMESTSDNKQRVHRAMQAYFDFVDAQGEAFRLVFESDLRNEPAVAERVDRVSRDCGSAIAETIMGDTGVDRQRAELLAIGLTGAAEMAARRWLASKRAVPKEEAVQLLATLSWRGISKFPLHTESD, encoded by the coding sequence ATGACACTGACAGAGGGGCGTGGCGCGCGCATGCCGCGCACCGAGCGCCGCCGCCAGCTGCTGGACTCCGCCCGGGAGGAGTTCGTCGCGCGCGGTTACCACAACACCGCCATGGACGACATCGCCGAGCGGGCCGGGGTGAGCAAACCCGTGCTGTACCAGCACTTCCCCGGCAAGATGGACCTGTACCTGGCGCTTTTGGACACCCACGGGGAGGCGCTGGTCGAGACCGTGCGCACCGCGATGGAGTCCACAAGCGACAACAAGCAGCGGGTGCATCGCGCCATGCAGGCGTACTTCGACTTCGTCGACGCGCAGGGTGAGGCCTTCCGGCTGGTGTTCGAATCGGACCTGCGCAACGAACCGGCGGTGGCCGAGCGGGTCGACCGGGTCTCGCGCGACTGCGGTTCGGCGATCGCCGAGACCATCATGGGCGACACCGGCGTCGACCGGCAGCGTGCCGAACTGCTGGCCATCGGGCTGACCGGCGCCGCCGAGATGGCCGCCCGCCGCTGGCTGGCCTCCAAACGCGCCGTCCCCAAGGAGGAGGCCGTGCAACTGCTGGCCACCCTGAGTTGGCGCGGCATCTCCAAGTTCCCGTTGCACACCGAATCCGACTAG
- a CDS encoding alpha/beta fold hydrolase — MKRANLAPESAVRSLQRLAPPWPGREHRVGQQRLFVRETPATSDDAEPALYVHGLGGSSQNWTDLADVLSDRFAGQAIDLPGFGHSEPTARYTIPALAQQVAAWITQSGRGPVHLIGNSLGGAISVYVAATRPHLVRTLTLISPAMPFADVRRSTQSRLLPLLALPRADRIAARAMAGLSPEKIVEQVVANCWAEPDTVPPQRRVEAIAEVRRRLNVPWNTQVYVRTFRSLVGHFLQSYLPGSSSLWRLATQVTAPTLVIWGKQDRLVDVRLAPQVARAVTDSRLLILDRVGHVAMMERPEVTGRAVVGMLDELEAAEPYTDADVLG, encoded by the coding sequence ATGAAGCGCGCGAATCTGGCACCCGAGTCGGCCGTGCGAAGTCTCCAACGGCTGGCACCACCGTGGCCCGGCCGGGAACACCGGGTCGGGCAGCAGCGGTTGTTCGTCCGCGAAACGCCCGCCACCTCCGACGACGCCGAACCGGCGCTGTACGTGCACGGCCTGGGCGGTTCCTCACAGAACTGGACCGACCTGGCCGACGTGCTGTCGGACCGCTTCGCCGGTCAGGCCATCGACCTGCCGGGCTTCGGACACTCCGAACCCACGGCCCGCTACACGATCCCGGCACTGGCGCAGCAGGTCGCCGCGTGGATCACCCAGTCGGGGCGCGGCCCCGTCCACCTGATCGGGAACTCGCTGGGCGGCGCCATCAGCGTCTACGTGGCCGCGACCCGCCCGCACCTGGTCCGGACGCTGACGCTCATCTCCCCCGCGATGCCGTTCGCCGACGTCCGCCGCTCCACCCAGTCGCGGCTGCTGCCGCTGCTGGCGCTGCCGCGCGCCGACCGGATCGCCGCCCGCGCGATGGCCGGGCTCAGCCCCGAGAAGATCGTGGAACAGGTGGTGGCCAACTGCTGGGCCGAACCCGACACGGTGCCGCCGCAACGGCGCGTCGAGGCGATCGCCGAGGTGCGCCGCCGCCTCAACGTCCCGTGGAACACCCAGGTGTACGTGCGCACGTTCCGCAGCCTGGTCGGACACTTTCTACAGTCCTATCTGCCCGGATCCTCCTCGCTGTGGCGACTGGCCACCCAGGTCACCGCGCCCACGCTCGTCATCTGGGGCAAACAGGACCGGCTGGTCGACGTGCGGCTCGCGCCGCAGGTCGCGCGGGCCGTCACCGACTCCCGACTGCTCATTCTGGACCGGGTCGGTCACGTGGCGATGATGGAGCGTCCCGAAGTGACCGGCCGTGCGGTAGTGGGCATGCTCGACGAATTGGAAGCCGCCGAACCGTACACTGACGCCGATGTCCTCGGATAA
- a CDS encoding DUF3152 domain-containing protein, which yields MDPPRLRNVDPRLGGGDSEDRPRASARTDRVLARRRMWRKRRRAILLAVLLMMFSIAGVKVVRAATGADSSDAADYLTSHVADDSPSESASPTPSRTPSASATPSDKPVVVDEGNGKWSYAKKPDKSEKFGDEGTLLSYNVAVEGDIHADVKEFSEVIADTLADDRGWTAGDDWRFKPIGKSGQADFTVYLASPKTRAKLCGSEDSYTSCRNGDAVVINLERWLLGVPHWKKSLDSYRQYVINHEVGHRLGEGHVTCPKKGKPSPVMAQQTLELRGCQPNAWPYLDGKYVTGPAGEYQ from the coding sequence ATGGATCCTCCCCGGCTGCGAAACGTCGACCCACGACTCGGCGGCGGCGACTCCGAGGACCGTCCCCGCGCCTCCGCTCGCACCGACCGGGTGCTGGCCCGCAGACGCATGTGGCGCAAACGCCGCCGCGCGATCCTGCTGGCGGTGCTGCTGATGATGTTCAGCATCGCGGGGGTCAAGGTGGTGCGGGCCGCGACCGGCGCCGACAGTTCCGACGCCGCCGACTACCTGACCAGCCACGTCGCCGACGACTCCCCCTCCGAGTCGGCCTCCCCGACACCGAGCCGCACCCCCTCGGCGTCGGCAACGCCCTCCGACAAGCCGGTCGTCGTCGACGAGGGCAACGGCAAATGGTCATACGCCAAGAAACCCGACAAGTCCGAGAAGTTCGGCGACGAGGGCACGCTGCTGTCCTACAACGTGGCCGTCGAGGGCGACATCCACGCCGACGTCAAGGAGTTCTCCGAGGTCATCGCCGACACGCTGGCCGACGACCGCGGCTGGACCGCGGGCGACGACTGGCGGTTCAAACCGATCGGCAAGAGCGGGCAGGCCGACTTCACCGTCTATCTGGCCTCGCCCAAGACCCGCGCCAAACTGTGCGGCTCCGAGGACTCCTACACCTCCTGCCGCAACGGCGACGCCGTGGTCATCAACCTGGAGCGCTGGCTGCTCGGCGTTCCACACTGGAAGAAGTCACTGGACAGCTACCGCCAGTACGTGATCAACCACGAGGTGGGACACCGCCTGGGTGAGGGCCACGTCACGTGTCCCAAAAAAGGCAAACCCTCCCCGGTGATGGCCCAGCAGACCCTCGAACTGCGCGGCTGCCAACCCAACGCCTGGCCGTACCTGGACGGGAAGTACGTCACAGGACCGGCCGGGGAATACCAGTAG
- the moeZ gene encoding adenylyltransferase/sulfurtransferase MoeZ translates to MALSPLVEPAAELSREEVGRYSRHLIIPDVAMDGQKRLKNAKVLCVGAGGLGSPALMYLAAAGVGTLGIVEFDVVDESNLQRQIIHGQSDVGKPKAESAAASIKEINPYVTVNIHNEALTNDNVMDIFADYDLIVDGTDNFATRYMVNDAAVLLGKPYVWGSIFRFDGQASVFWAENGPCYRCLYPEPPPPGMVPSCAEGGVLGVLCASIGSIQVTEAIKLLTGIGEPLVGRLMVYDALEMSYRTVKVKKDPNCALCGENPTVTGLIDYDDFCGAVTEEAATAVRGSTITAQELKDWQDAGKDIDIIDVREPAEWEIVRIPGARLIPKGDIVSGQALSQLPTDKQAVFYCKAGVRSAEALAAAKAAGLSNAVHVQGGVIAWINQVDPSLPSY, encoded by the coding sequence ATGGCTTTGTCTCCGCTCGTAGAACCCGCAGCCGAACTGTCCCGCGAGGAGGTCGGCCGCTACTCGCGTCACCTCATCATCCCCGACGTGGCGATGGACGGACAGAAACGCCTGAAGAACGCCAAGGTGCTGTGTGTCGGCGCCGGGGGCCTGGGCTCCCCGGCCCTGATGTACCTGGCCGCCGCCGGAGTGGGAACGCTGGGCATCGTCGAGTTCGACGTCGTCGACGAGTCGAACCTGCAGCGCCAGATCATCCACGGCCAGTCCGATGTGGGCAAGCCGAAGGCCGAATCGGCCGCGGCGTCCATCAAGGAGATCAACCCGTACGTCACGGTCAACATCCACAATGAAGCGTTGACCAACGACAACGTCATGGACATCTTCGCCGACTACGACCTGATCGTGGACGGCACCGACAACTTCGCCACCCGCTACATGGTCAACGACGCGGCGGTCCTGCTGGGCAAGCCGTACGTGTGGGGTTCGATCTTCCGCTTCGACGGCCAGGCCAGCGTCTTCTGGGCCGAGAACGGCCCCTGCTATCGCTGCCTGTACCCCGAACCGCCCCCGCCGGGCATGGTCCCCTCCTGCGCCGAGGGCGGCGTGCTGGGCGTCCTGTGCGCCTCCATCGGCTCCATCCAGGTCACCGAGGCCATCAAGCTGCTGACCGGCATCGGCGAGCCGCTGGTCGGCCGCCTGATGGTCTACGACGCACTGGAGATGTCATACCGTACCGTCAAGGTCAAGAAGGACCCGAACTGCGCGCTGTGCGGCGAGAACCCCACGGTGACGGGTCTGATCGACTACGACGATTTCTGTGGAGCCGTCACCGAGGAGGCCGCGACAGCCGTGCGAGGTTCAACGATCACCGCCCAGGAGCTCAAGGACTGGCAGGACGCCGGTAAGGACATCGACATCATCGACGTGCGCGAGCCCGCCGAATGGGAGATCGTCCGCATCCCCGGTGCCCGCCTGATCCCCAAGGGCGACATCGTGTCCGGTCAGGCGCTGTCCCAGCTGCCCACCGACAAGCAGGCTGTCTTCTACTGCAAGGCCGGAGTCCGCTCCGCCGAGGCGCTGGCCGCGGCCAAGGCCGCGGGCCTGTCCAACGCCGTCCACGTGCAGGGCGGGGTGATCGCCTGGATCAACCAGGTCGACCCCTCGCTGCCGAGCTACTAG
- a CDS encoding RNA polymerase sigma factor yields MTSVTVSRIGTVWDAFEEFYREHVGSIQGFIARRVDDPHLAADLTAEVFLAAMNSAHRYRPGKGTSAGWLFGIARNVVANDRRRRARAAQIDRRISGRALVDAEDLAALDDRIDAEAQSRQLYAAMDRLSDAERAVLELVALDGLSVADAAAALRIRPTAARKRLHRARKNMRDHLAPSAPALVAASTEAL; encoded by the coding sequence ATGACCTCGGTGACGGTGTCACGCATAGGAACCGTCTGGGACGCCTTCGAGGAGTTCTATCGCGAGCATGTCGGGTCCATTCAGGGCTTCATCGCGCGTCGTGTCGATGATCCGCATCTGGCGGCCGACCTGACCGCGGAGGTCTTCCTCGCGGCCATGAACTCGGCCCACAGGTACCGGCCGGGCAAGGGCACGTCGGCGGGCTGGTTGTTCGGCATCGCGCGCAACGTGGTCGCCAACGATCGTCGGCGCCGCGCGCGGGCCGCGCAGATCGACCGGCGCATCTCGGGCCGGGCACTGGTCGACGCGGAGGACCTGGCCGCGTTGGACGACCGGATCGACGCCGAAGCCCAGTCCCGGCAGCTCTACGCGGCCATGGACCGGTTGTCGGACGCCGAACGGGCCGTCCTGGAACTGGTGGCCCTCGACGGCCTGTCCGTGGCGGACGCCGCGGCCGCGTTGAGGATCCGGCCGACCGCGGCGCGCAAACGCCTGCACCGAGCACGAAAGAACATGCGGGACCACCTGGCCCCGTCCGCACCGGCGCTTGTCGCCGCATCAACGGAGGCACTGTGA
- a CDS encoding RNA polymerase sigma factor — MTSVTVSRIGSDPDALEEFYREHVGSIQGFIARRVDDSHLVADLTAEVFLAAIDSAHKYRPGKGTPAGWLYGIARNVVADERRRLVRAMTANQRISGRALVEPDDLSALDDRIDAEAQSRRLYEAMDRLSEAERAVLELVALDGLSVRDAAAALRIRPTTARVRLHRARKTMRDHLDPRVPAIVAA; from the coding sequence ATGACCTCGGTGACGGTGTCACGCATAGGAAGCGACCCCGACGCCCTTGAGGAGTTCTACCGCGAGCATGTCGGGTCCATTCAGGGCTTCATCGCACGTCGTGTCGATGACTCGCACCTGGTGGCCGACCTGACCGCCGAAGTGTTCCTCGCGGCCATCGACTCGGCCCACAAGTACCGCCCCGGCAAGGGAACCCCCGCGGGCTGGCTGTACGGCATCGCGCGCAACGTGGTCGCCGACGAGCGTCGGCGCCTGGTGCGGGCCATGACCGCCAACCAGCGGATCTCGGGCCGGGCGCTCGTCGAACCGGACGATCTGTCCGCACTGGACGACCGTATCGACGCCGAAGCGCAGTCGCGTCGCCTGTATGAGGCGATGGACCGGCTGTCGGAGGCGGAGCGGGCCGTCCTGGAGCTGGTCGCGCTGGACGGGTTGTCCGTCCGGGACGCGGCCGCGGCACTGCGGATCCGGCCGACGACGGCACGCGTGCGCCTGCACCGAGCTCGTAAGACCATGCGGGACCACCTGGACCCACGGGTACCGGCGATTGTCGCCGCATAG
- the ehuA gene encoding ectoine/hydroxyectoine ABC transporter ATP-binding protein EhuA → MNSSNETAAKNGTPAVRFENVVKRFGDLEVLKGLNFSVQPGERVTLIGPSGSGKTTILRLLMTLEKITDGVIYVEGEPLSHMKRGEKLVTANESHLREVRKKIGMVFQQFNLFPNMKVLRNITEAPVHTLGKSKDEAVAKAKELLDLVGLADKADNYPSQLSGGQQQRVAIARSLAMNPDILLLDEVTSALDPELVADVLDLLKDIATTTDITMLIVTHEMGFARDVSHRVMMFDQGVIVEDGPPSQVMGDPEHERTRAFLKAVLGESKPG, encoded by the coding sequence TTGAACAGCAGTAACGAAACCGCCGCGAAGAACGGCACACCCGCGGTCCGCTTCGAAAACGTCGTCAAGCGTTTCGGCGACCTGGAAGTCCTCAAGGGACTCAACTTCAGCGTGCAGCCGGGCGAGCGCGTGACGCTCATCGGGCCGTCGGGTTCGGGCAAGACCACCATCCTGCGGTTGCTGATGACGCTGGAGAAGATCACCGACGGCGTGATCTACGTCGAGGGTGAGCCGCTCTCGCACATGAAGCGCGGCGAAAAACTCGTCACCGCCAACGAATCGCACCTGCGGGAAGTCCGCAAGAAGATCGGCATGGTGTTCCAGCAGTTCAACCTGTTCCCCAACATGAAGGTGCTGCGCAACATCACCGAGGCGCCGGTGCACACGCTCGGCAAGTCCAAGGACGAGGCGGTCGCCAAGGCCAAGGAACTGCTGGACCTGGTCGGTCTGGCCGACAAGGCCGACAACTACCCGTCGCAGCTGTCCGGCGGGCAGCAGCAGCGCGTCGCCATCGCCCGGTCGCTGGCGATGAACCCCGACATCCTGCTGCTGGACGAGGTCACCTCGGCGCTGGACCCCGAACTGGTCGCCGACGTCCTCGACCTGTTGAAGGACATCGCCACCACGACCGACATCACGATGCTCATCGTGACCCACGAGATGGGCTTCGCCCGCGACGTCTCGCACCGGGTCATGATGTTCGACCAGGGAGTCATCGTGGAGGACGGTCCGCCGTCCCAGGTCATGGGCGACCCCGAGCACGAGCGCACCCGGGCCTTCCTCAAGGCGGTCCTGGGTGAGTCCAAACCCGGATAG
- a CDS encoding amino acid ABC transporter permease, producing the protein MDDFWDGALAAQLWDPLLEGFIIILAVTILASIICLVLGLIVAIALRSGPRWLSAPLFGVMEFIRNTPLLVQLFFAWFGIALAIGVSDTIFTVPTFSIGGWEIGPLDFGGPFFVGVIVLGIHYSTYTAEVYRAGIDGVPKGQWEAITALSLPKRYGWQHVILPQALRRVIPALGNYIISMFKEVPVLIAIGLADMIYKTQEFQAANFAGAVEGYTIAGLIFLAASYPIAVAMRKLENRLEQQ; encoded by the coding sequence ATGGATGACTTCTGGGACGGCGCACTCGCCGCACAACTGTGGGACCCGCTGCTCGAAGGGTTCATCATCATCCTCGCGGTCACCATCCTGGCCTCGATCATCTGCCTGGTGCTGGGACTGATCGTCGCGATCGCGCTGCGGTCGGGCCCGCGCTGGCTGTCGGCCCCGTTGTTCGGCGTCATGGAGTTCATCCGGAACACGCCACTACTGGTGCAGCTGTTCTTCGCCTGGTTCGGTATCGCGCTGGCCATCGGGGTCAGCGACACCATCTTCACCGTGCCGACGTTCAGCATCGGCGGCTGGGAGATCGGGCCGCTGGACTTCGGCGGACCGTTCTTCGTCGGCGTCATCGTGCTGGGCATCCACTACTCGACCTACACCGCCGAGGTGTACCGCGCGGGCATCGACGGTGTCCCGAAGGGACAGTGGGAGGCCATCACGGCGCTGTCACTGCCCAAGCGGTACGGCTGGCAGCACGTGATCCTGCCGCAGGCACTGCGCCGGGTGATTCCCGCGCTGGGCAACTACATCATCTCGATGTTCAAAGAGGTCCCCGTCTTGATCGCGATCGGTCTGGCGGACATGATTTACAAGACGCAGGAATTTCAGGCGGCGAACTTCGCCGGTGCCGTCGAGGGTTACACCATCGCCGGTCTGATCTTCCTGGCGGCGAGTTACCCGATCGCCGTGGCTATGCGCAAATTGGAGAATCGCCTTGAACAGCAGTAA
- the ehuC gene encoding ectoine/hydroxyectoine ABC transporter permease subunit EhuC, whose product METLKILQNSWDQLLEGLWITVLVTVLGCLGTLVISFILGLMAGSKNIATRGVARTIIEFFRGTSLVVQLFWFVFAMPIMFKVKFDSVIAVGIVVLALNYGAYGSEIVRGAINAVPKAQWEACVALNFTFWQKLSLVIIPQAWVGMVPPFSNLAIQVLKGSALVSLIGLVDLTLAAQQLRTKASAEGAIVIFAALLVIYFIMSFLIAAGMRYLERRAKASIGQAPPEKQSIFARTPVKAKEAGGVV is encoded by the coding sequence ATGGAGACTCTCAAAATCTTGCAGAACAGCTGGGACCAGCTGTTGGAGGGACTGTGGATCACCGTCCTGGTTACCGTTCTCGGTTGCCTGGGCACTCTGGTCATCTCGTTCATCCTCGGCCTCATGGCCGGGTCCAAGAACATCGCCACCCGCGGTGTCGCCCGCACCATCATCGAGTTCTTCCGTGGAACGTCTCTTGTGGTGCAGCTGTTCTGGTTCGTCTTCGCCATGCCGATCATGTTCAAGGTGAAGTTCGACTCGGTCATCGCGGTGGGCATCGTGGTGCTGGCGCTCAACTACGGCGCCTACGGCTCCGAGATCGTGCGCGGCGCCATCAACGCGGTGCCGAAGGCACAGTGGGAAGCCTGCGTGGCGCTGAACTTCACGTTCTGGCAGAAGCTGTCGCTGGTGATCATCCCGCAGGCGTGGGTCGGCATGGTGCCGCCGTTCTCCAACCTGGCCATCCAGGTCCTGAAGGGGAGCGCGCTGGTGTCACTGATCGGCCTGGTCGATTTGACGTTGGCGGCACAACAGTTGCGCACCAAGGCTTCGGCCGAGGGCGCGATCGTGATCTTCGCGGCGCTGCTGGTCATCTACTTCATCATGTCGTTCCTGATCGCGGCCGGAATGCGGTACCTGGAGCGGCGTGCCAAGGCCAGCATCGGCCAGGCTCCGCCGGAGAAGCAGTCCATTTTCGCCCGCACGCCTGTTAAGGCCAAGGAAGCCGGAGGTGTCGTCTGA